A region from the Lytechinus variegatus isolate NC3 chromosome 6, Lvar_3.0, whole genome shotgun sequence genome encodes:
- the LOC121416451 gene encoding uncharacterized protein LOC121416451, with protein sequence MFIVKVERLTGKFCGMVEDLPRYCIKHQGELSVGMEVEIGQRRCSSKDRVVEIKKPALKTRTTVNAELRATLRELKGQRQEKASPKYTTLADDQVLIGSSDASVTIGREVYLRAWESSSDAKDLVLRLVSTQFTREELAASNFNGGDVFNGKERTTKRGLREDSRFQAILAQAVIQFPGSLTNDQQRKQLRDAVNNKCRKSACLLR encoded by the exons ATGTTCATCGTCAAGGTCGAGCGGCTTACCGGCAAGTTTTGTGGCATGGTGGAAGATCTACCCCGTTACTGCATCAAACACCAAGGGGAGCTATCCGTTGGGATGGAGGTTGAAATAGGACAGCGCAGATGCTCCAGCAAAGATCGTGTTGTTGAAATAA agAAACCGGCCTTGAAGACTCGCACTACGGTCAACGCCGAGCTGAGGGCGACGCTGCGTGAGTTGAAGGGACAACGCCAGGAAAAGGCTTCTCCGAAGTACACAACCCTCGCCGACGACCAGGTCCTGATTGGGTCTTCAGATGCTAGTGTGACCATCGGCCGTGAGGTGTATCTGCGAGCCTGGGAGTCATCCTCGGATGCCAAGGACCTAGTACTACGCCTTGTGTCGACCCAGTTTACGAGGGAGGAGCTGGCAGCAAGCAACTTCAACGGAGGCGACGTCTTCAATGGAAAGGAGAGGACAACCAAGCGCGGACTCCGGGAAGACAGTAGATTCCAAGCCATCCTCGCCCAGGCAGTCATCCAGTTCCCTGGGAGCCTCACCAACGACCAGCAGAGGAAGCAGCTCAGAGATGCAGTAAACAACAAATGCAGGAAGAGTGCCTGTTTGCTCCGATAG